In one window of Corynebacterium mycetoides DNA:
- the menE gene encoding o-succinylbenzoate--CoA ligase — MTHVLEVLPVDPRDPLAILPDIEEALAGQRSLLPVPTDDPARANVLRNTQGVGKRIDGDIALVVSTSGSTGTPKGAQLTAANLISSADATHQHLGGEGHWLLAMPAAYIAGLQVLVRSLVAGTEPEFVDLSRGFSIPDFAAKSRSLADTGERCYTSLTPMQLGKTLGSLEGIDALRLYSAVLVGGAATHPALLDSARKLRINVVTTYGSSETSGGCVYDGRPIAGAKVRVADGRIHLGGPMVAHGYRNLRDHEAFAEPGWFATSDAGTLVDAHLTVSGRLDNIIDSGGLKLHPEVLENVMLRVDGVVNACVVGVPDERLGHRICAAYAGSATVADLMDAFADLPRWQVPKEVRHLAALPQLGPGKVDRAAVAELFV, encoded by the coding sequence GTCCCCACCGACGACCCGGCGCGGGCGAACGTGCTGAGGAACACGCAGGGCGTCGGCAAGCGTATCGACGGCGACATCGCCCTGGTAGTGTCCACCTCCGGCTCGACGGGCACCCCGAAGGGGGCCCAGCTGACCGCGGCGAACCTGATCTCCAGCGCGGACGCCACCCACCAGCACCTCGGGGGCGAGGGCCACTGGCTGCTCGCCATGCCCGCCGCCTACATCGCCGGCCTCCAGGTGCTCGTCCGCAGCCTGGTGGCGGGAACCGAGCCCGAGTTCGTCGACCTCTCGCGCGGGTTCAGCATCCCGGATTTCGCCGCCAAGTCCCGTTCGCTCGCGGACACCGGCGAGCGCTGCTACACCTCGCTGACCCCGATGCAGCTGGGGAAAACCCTGGGCTCGCTCGAGGGCATCGACGCGCTGCGACTGTACTCCGCGGTCCTCGTCGGCGGCGCGGCCACGCACCCGGCGCTGCTCGACTCGGCGAGAAAGCTGCGCATCAATGTCGTGACCACCTACGGCTCCTCCGAGACCTCCGGCGGCTGCGTCTACGACGGCCGTCCGATCGCCGGCGCGAAAGTCCGGGTCGCAGACGGCCGCATTCACCTCGGCGGCCCCATGGTCGCCCACGGTTACCGCAACCTCCGCGACCACGAGGCATTCGCGGAGCCCGGCTGGTTCGCCACCTCCGACGCGGGCACGCTTGTCGACGCCCACCTCACCGTCTCCGGCCGGCTCGACAACATCATCGATTCGGGCGGACTGAAACTCCATCCCGAAGTCCTCGAAAACGTCATGCTCCGCGTCGACGGGGTTGTAAACGCCTGCGTCGTCGGTGTGCCGGACGAGCGGCTCGGCCACCGGATCTGCGCCGCATACGCCGGCTCAGCCACCGTGGCCGACCTCATGGACGCATTCGCGGACCTGCCCCGCTGGCAAGTCCCCAAGGAGGTGCGCCATCTCGCCGCCCTGCCCCAGCTGGGCCCGGGAAAGGTGGACCGCGCGGCCGTCGCCGAGCTATTTGTCTAG